A part of Rhizobium etli CFN 42 genomic DNA contains:
- the nodB gene encoding chitooligosaccharide deacetylase NodB yields MTHLDCSCEVHGERDDGTGRHSVYLTFDDGPHPFCTPEILDILAEHRVPATFFVIGEFLADQSKLIQRMIAEGHEVANHTMTHPDLSDCEPDEVQRQILETNRAIKMASPQAVVRHIRAPYGIWTEEVLKASANAELTAVHWSVDPRDWSLPGADAIVNDVLQSVRPGSIVLLHDGCPSSEMQQGADHSLRHQTIMALSSIIPALHDRGFVFRSLPREF; encoded by the coding sequence ATGACGCACCTCGATTGCTCGTGCGAAGTGCACGGTGAGCGCGATGACGGCACTGGTCGTCACAGCGTTTATTTGACGTTCGACGACGGTCCGCATCCATTTTGTACACCGGAGATTCTCGATATTCTGGCTGAACACCGGGTGCCGGCAACATTCTTCGTCATCGGCGAGTTCCTGGCCGATCAATCGAAATTGATCCAGCGAATGATTGCAGAGGGGCATGAAGTCGCCAACCACACAATGACGCATCCAGACCTGTCTGACTGCGAACCCGACGAGGTGCAACGTCAGATACTCGAGACAAACAGAGCCATAAAAATGGCGTCGCCTCAGGCGGTGGTGCGGCACATCCGAGCTCCTTACGGCATCTGGACCGAAGAAGTGCTCAAGGCTTCGGCGAATGCGGAACTCACTGCCGTGCACTGGTCGGTAGATCCGCGAGACTGGTCTCTTCCCGGGGCCGACGCCATTGTTAATGATGTGCTGCAGTCTGTCCGGCCGGGGTCAATCGTGCTCTTGCACGACGGTTGTCCCTCCAGTGAAATGCAGCAAGGAGCTGACCACAGTCTGCGCCACCAGACTATCATGGCGTTATCTAGCATAATTCCAGCTTTGCATGATCGCGGCTTTGTATTTCGCTCGCTTCCTCGGGAGTTCTGA
- a CDS encoding nodulation protein NodZ → MLAGDLKRDRYVVSRRRTGFGDCLWSLAAAWRYAQRTGRTLAIDWRGSCYLNQPFTNAFTVFFEPIQDIAGVRVICDDQINQFSFPGPFFPSWWNKPSIESVYRPDEQIFRERDELTELLQAQDDTDANTVVCDACLMWRCDQAAERQIFQSLNLRPEIQARIHAIYQEHFKGRSIIGVHVRHGNGEDIMDHTPYWADPELALRQVCTAIEKAKALPHRRPVMVFLCTDSAQVRDHLLGVFPDLITIPKCFQAAQAGPLHSASLGVDGGISALTEMYLLARCDTVIRFPPTSAFTRYARLFVPRVIEFDLKNPTRLILTDESSEHEPA, encoded by the coding sequence ATGCTCGCTGGCGACCTGAAGAGGGATCGGTATGTTGTTTCTCGACGGCGGACTGGTTTCGGTGATTGTCTCTGGTCGCTGGCGGCAGCTTGGCGCTATGCACAGCGAACGGGGCGGACGCTGGCCATCGATTGGCGTGGCTCCTGCTATCTCAATCAACCCTTCACGAACGCTTTTACGGTGTTCTTCGAGCCGATTCAAGATATTGCTGGCGTACGGGTTATTTGCGATGACCAGATCAACCAGTTCTCATTTCCGGGACCGTTCTTCCCATCATGGTGGAACAAGCCCTCAATCGAGAGCGTTTACCGCCCCGATGAGCAAATTTTCCGGGAACGTGACGAACTGACCGAGCTTCTTCAAGCCCAGGACGATACTGATGCCAACACGGTAGTCTGTGATGCCTGTTTAATGTGGCGGTGCGACCAAGCTGCCGAACGCCAGATATTTCAGAGCCTCAACCTTAGACCTGAAATTCAGGCTCGTATTCACGCCATCTATCAGGAGCACTTCAAGGGGCGCAGTATCATCGGTGTGCACGTACGGCATGGCAATGGCGAAGATATAATGGACCATACGCCCTACTGGGCCGATCCGGAGTTGGCCTTACGCCAGGTGTGCACTGCCATCGAGAAGGCCAAAGCGCTACCGCATCGACGCCCTGTGATGGTTTTCTTGTGTACGGACAGCGCGCAGGTACGGGACCATTTACTCGGTGTGTTCCCCGATCTAATCACTATCCCGAAATGCTTCCAGGCGGCCCAGGCCGGGCCATTACACAGTGCATCGCTGGGAGTGGACGGTGGTATCTCTGCTCTTACAGAGATGTACCTTCTCGCCCGATGCGATACGGTAATTCGCTTTCCGCCGACCAGCGCCTTTACGCGCTATGCCCGTCTCTTCGTGCCACGTGTTATTGAGTTCGACTTGAAAAATCCGACTCGCTTGATCTTGACTGATGAATCGTCCGAGCATGAGCCGGCTTGA
- a CDS encoding Crp/Fnr family transcriptional regulator, with product MLSRHPILLRSDLFHGLDKARIEELADTAQFQIFAPDERIIAEGQQASFVYCVMRGFVRLSKSESAGRQADICICEPGETFGEYLLSAGGSYTYSAWSADGAEVALFDLVELRALADRDPVMRRNVMRIMARHLLGAMDCIAGDRLHTAAQRVANYLVSRCPASASQATFRLPYRKRILAGKLGVAPEALSRAFAALGPAGVEVRGRVVVVDSVDLLRKAC from the coding sequence ATGCTATCGAGACATCCCATACTTTTGCGATCTGACCTGTTTCACGGCCTGGACAAAGCAAGGATAGAAGAACTGGCCGACACGGCTCAGTTCCAGATCTTCGCACCGGACGAGCGGATCATCGCCGAGGGCCAGCAGGCGTCGTTCGTCTATTGCGTGATGCGCGGCTTCGTGCGACTTTCGAAGTCGGAATCCGCGGGGCGCCAGGCAGATATCTGCATCTGCGAACCGGGTGAGACGTTCGGTGAATATCTCCTGTCGGCAGGCGGCTCCTACACCTACAGCGCATGGTCCGCCGACGGCGCAGAGGTCGCGTTGTTCGACCTTGTGGAGTTGCGGGCGCTTGCCGACCGGGACCCCGTCATGCGTCGCAACGTCATGCGCATCATGGCCCGGCATCTGCTCGGTGCCATGGATTGCATAGCGGGAGACCGGCTGCACACGGCTGCACAGCGTGTTGCGAATTACCTCGTCAGCCGCTGCCCGGCCTCAGCATCGCAGGCCACCTTTCGCCTGCCTTACCGGAAAAGAATTCTGGCCGGCAAACTCGGGGTTGCGCCCGAAGCCCTTTCGCGGGCTTTCGCTGCCCTCGGTCCTGCAGGGGTCGAAGTCAGAGGCAGGGTCGTCGTGGTTGACAGCGTCGATCTGCTGCGGAAGGCGTGCTGA
- the ccoS gene encoding cbb3-type cytochrome oxidase assembly protein CcoS has protein sequence MNMLIYLMPIALLMGGMGLLAFLWSLTSRQYEDLEGAAWRILVEDETDCKRP, from the coding sequence ATGAACATGCTGATCTATCTGATGCCGATCGCACTGCTGATGGGGGGAATGGGTCTCCTGGCGTTCCTCTGGTCGCTGACGAGCCGCCAGTACGAGGACCTTGAAGGAGCAGCTTGGCGAATCCTCGTCGAGGACGAAACCGATTGCAAAAGACCTTGA
- a CDS encoding cation-translocating P-type ATPase, translated as MTCCSMDAESVLGLSATSASAEEVCLASHPLGAGLRQVDLSVPDVHCGDCILTLEKALSALAFVRKARVNLTARRVTCVYQEEIEAKATDPSEILAAITLAGYRAHLITSTAPETDRIRNQLLLAIGVSGFAAANIMMLSVSVWSGADAATRDMFHWISAMIAAPALVYGGRFFFKSAWSGLKRRRTNMDVPISLAVTLSYAVSLWETMHHGEHAWFDASVSLLFFLLIGRTLDHVMREKARAAINGLARLAPRGAQLMMPDGSRHYIPVEEIAVGDNIAIAAGQRIPVDGMIVSGESDVDLSIVTGESSTVAVAAGSALNSGAMNLTGSLVLRATKVARDSLLSEIIGLMEAAEGGRARYRRVADRAAALYSPAVHLLALASFLAWGLLGGDWKQAMLVAVAVLIITCPCALGLAVPVVQVVAAGELFRRGIVVKDGSALERLADADIVAFDKTGTLTMGRPRLVRIDSIAGNRAIVCAMAAHSRHPLSQGLVRDIDISYPFAFDRVTEIAGGGLEAWQGADFYRLGNRAFACGTGLTPAGDTPFSEVVLSKNGVDLARFLFDDTLRPGAAETFRQLAAAGIETLIVSGDRQAVVDNTARALGIGKALGDLGPKQKVEELQRLGAEGYRVLMVGDGINDAPALAAAQVSMAPATASDVGRQAADLIFFNDRLDAVPEAIAVARRSASLIRQNFALAIGYNVLAVPIAIAGLATPLIAAVAMSTSSIIVVTNALRLNAFGLRSEPLAGGRAEVETA; from the coding sequence ATGACCTGCTGCTCGATGGATGCGGAAAGCGTTCTCGGCCTCAGCGCGACATCCGCCAGCGCCGAGGAGGTATGCCTTGCAAGCCACCCGCTCGGGGCTGGGTTACGCCAGGTCGACCTCAGCGTGCCCGACGTCCACTGTGGCGACTGCATATTGACCCTCGAAAAAGCGCTGTCGGCGCTTGCGTTCGTCAGGAAAGCCCGGGTCAATCTCACCGCCAGGCGTGTCACCTGCGTCTATCAGGAAGAGATCGAGGCGAAGGCGACCGATCCCTCCGAAATCCTCGCCGCGATCACCTTGGCCGGATACCGCGCCCATCTCATCACGTCGACAGCACCCGAAACCGACAGGATCCGGAACCAGCTACTGCTGGCGATTGGAGTTTCCGGCTTTGCGGCCGCCAACATCATGATGCTCTCGGTGTCGGTATGGTCGGGCGCCGATGCGGCCACGCGCGACATGTTTCACTGGATCTCGGCGATGATCGCGGCGCCGGCGCTGGTTTATGGTGGACGCTTCTTCTTCAAATCGGCCTGGAGCGGGCTCAAGCGTAGGCGCACCAACATGGATGTTCCGATCTCGCTTGCAGTGACGCTGTCCTATGCGGTCTCCCTATGGGAAACCATGCACCATGGCGAACATGCCTGGTTCGACGCGTCGGTGTCTCTGCTGTTCTTCCTGCTGATCGGCAGAACCCTCGATCATGTGATGCGGGAAAAAGCCCGCGCCGCGATCAACGGGCTTGCCAGACTGGCGCCGCGCGGGGCGCAGCTGATGATGCCGGACGGGTCGCGGCACTACATCCCGGTCGAAGAGATCGCCGTCGGGGATAACATCGCGATTGCCGCCGGCCAACGCATTCCCGTCGATGGCATGATCGTCAGCGGCGAGAGCGATGTTGACCTCTCCATCGTCACCGGTGAAAGCAGCACGGTCGCCGTCGCCGCAGGCAGCGCGCTGAATTCGGGTGCGATGAACCTGACCGGTTCGCTCGTCCTGCGGGCGACCAAAGTGGCAAGGGATTCGCTTCTTTCCGAGATCATCGGCCTGATGGAAGCGGCCGAGGGCGGCAGGGCTCGTTATCGCCGGGTCGCCGATCGCGCCGCAGCACTTTATTCTCCCGCCGTGCACCTGTTGGCGCTGGCCTCCTTTCTCGCCTGGGGCTTGCTTGGGGGCGATTGGAAACAGGCCATGCTGGTCGCGGTCGCGGTGCTGATCATCACATGCCCCTGCGCATTGGGCCTTGCTGTACCGGTGGTCCAGGTGGTCGCCGCCGGCGAACTTTTCCGCAGGGGCATCGTGGTGAAGGACGGTTCGGCGCTCGAAAGACTGGCCGACGCGGACATCGTGGCCTTCGACAAGACCGGCACCCTGACGATGGGCCGGCCCCGCCTCGTCCGAATCGACTCGATCGCGGGCAATAGAGCCATCGTTTGCGCAATGGCGGCGCATTCACGGCATCCGCTTTCCCAGGGTCTGGTGCGGGACATAGACATCTCTTACCCCTTCGCCTTCGACAGGGTCACGGAAATCGCCGGCGGGGGGCTGGAAGCCTGGCAAGGAGCGGACTTCTATCGGCTCGGCAACCGGGCCTTTGCCTGCGGAACCGGGCTCACGCCCGCGGGCGATACTCCGTTTTCGGAGGTGGTCCTGTCGAAAAACGGCGTCGATCTCGCCCGTTTCCTGTTTGACGACACGCTTCGTCCGGGCGCCGCGGAGACTTTCCGCCAGCTCGCTGCAGCCGGTATCGAAACGTTGATAGTATCCGGCGACAGGCAGGCCGTCGTCGACAACACAGCGCGGGCTCTCGGTATCGGCAAAGCTCTGGGCGACCTGGGGCCGAAACAGAAGGTCGAGGAACTCCAGAGGCTGGGCGCCGAGGGCTATCGCGTGCTCATGGTCGGCGACGGGATCAACGACGCACCGGCGCTGGCCGCCGCGCAGGTCTCGATGGCGCCTGCAACCGCATCCGACGTCGGCAGGCAAGCCGCCGACCTTATCTTCTTCAACGATCGTCTCGATGCCGTTCCTGAGGCAATCGCCGTTGCACGAAGATCCGCCAGCCTCATTCGCCAGAACTTTGCTCTCGCCATCGGTTACAACGTGCTTGCGGTACCGATCGCAATCGCCGGCCTGGCAACGCCGCTGATAGCGGCGGTGGCCATGTCGACTTCGTCGATCATCGTCGTGACGAATGCGCTGCGATTAAATGCCTTCGGCCTACGGAGCGAGCCGCTTGCCGGCGGACGTGCGGAAGTTGAAACCGCATGA
- a CDS encoding FixH family protein, which translates to MKTSTQGFTGLHVLLATSAFFAVVIAVNATMAFYAASSWSGIVVENTYVASQEFNTRAAAMKAMAASGVEGALVVKGSQIRYDIHDQAGTPAIIDDVTLNFKRPVGDHEDFRVTLRKTGEGRFEADHQVVAGDWIVEAISRMNGAVVMHEAKRFDTAEFRQ; encoded by the coding sequence ATGAAGACTTCTACTCAGGGCTTTACCGGCTTGCACGTGCTGCTTGCCACCTCGGCATTCTTCGCCGTAGTGATCGCCGTAAACGCCACCATGGCCTTCTATGCTGCGTCCAGCTGGAGTGGCATCGTCGTGGAAAACACCTATGTGGCCAGCCAGGAATTCAACACCAGGGCGGCAGCGATGAAGGCAATGGCCGCCTCCGGCGTCGAGGGCGCGCTCGTCGTTAAGGGCAGCCAAATCCGTTACGACATCCACGACCAGGCCGGCACGCCTGCGATCATCGATGATGTCACGCTGAACTTCAAACGGCCCGTCGGCGATCATGAGGATTTCCGCGTGACGCTCCGGAAGACGGGCGAAGGGCGGTTCGAAGCCGATCACCAGGTTGTCGCCGGCGACTGGATCGTCGAGGCCATATCGAGAATGAACGGGGCGGTCGTCATGCATGAGGCCAAACGCTTCGACACCGCGGAGTTCCGCCAATGA
- the ccoG gene encoding cytochrome c oxidase accessory protein CcoG produces the protein MNLYTRPNLNDIDHVRVEPVNARRNRQPLYAPRKKIFPKRAEGPFRRFKWVLMLLTLGTYYLAPWIRWDRGPYAPNQAILVDLASRRFFFFFIEIWPQEFYYVAGLLVMAGFGLFLLTAAVGRAWCGYACPQTVWVDLFLVVERAVEGDRNARMKLDADPFTFDKLRKRVIKHAIWLLIAIATGGAWIFYFADAPSLAASLFDGSAPAAAYATIATLTATTYVLGGLMREQTCTYMCPWPRIQGAMLDENSLVVTYNDWRGEQRSRHGKKAQGLPVGDCVDCNACVAVCPMGIDIRDGQQMECITCALCIDACGGVMDKLGKPHGLIAYATLKEYSSNMSLATDGGRTAIQPSNVRNDDGSFMPAVRNFDWRIIFRRRIVFYGVVWASIGVAMVVHLALRDRLRLNVIHDRNPQYVLESDGSIRNGYTLHVLNMVPKPRDVTITLVGLEGGTMRIPEFGGQDARSFTAHVEPDAATTLKVFVTRAPDGAEINEFLFVIEDIGQDAGQADRASYRAAFNAPGDVK, from the coding sequence ATGAATCTCTATACCCGCCCTAATCTAAATGACATTGACCACGTTCGCGTCGAACCCGTCAACGCCCGGCGCAACCGCCAGCCTCTCTATGCGCCGCGCAAGAAGATCTTTCCGAAACGAGCCGAAGGGCCCTTTCGCCGGTTCAAATGGGTCTTGATGCTGCTCACGCTTGGCACCTATTACCTCGCGCCGTGGATTCGCTGGGACCGCGGTCCCTATGCGCCCAATCAGGCAATCCTCGTCGACCTCGCCTCGCGGCGCTTCTTCTTTTTCTTCATCGAGATCTGGCCGCAGGAATTCTACTATGTGGCGGGCCTGCTCGTCATGGCGGGCTTCGGCCTCTTTCTCCTCACCGCCGCTGTCGGCCGCGCCTGGTGTGGCTATGCCTGTCCGCAGACCGTCTGGGTCGATCTCTTTCTCGTCGTCGAACGCGCTGTCGAAGGCGACCGAAACGCTCGGATGAAGCTCGATGCCGACCCCTTCACTTTCGACAAGCTCAGGAAGCGGGTGATCAAGCACGCGATCTGGCTGCTGATCGCCATCGCCACGGGCGGAGCATGGATCTTCTATTTTGCCGACGCGCCGAGCCTGGCGGCTTCACTGTTTGACGGCAGCGCTCCTGCCGCTGCGTATGCCACGATCGCCACCCTGACCGCGACGACCTATGTGCTTGGCGGCCTCATGCGCGAACAGACATGCACCTATATGTGTCCGTGGCCGCGCATTCAGGGCGCGATGCTGGATGAGAATTCGCTTGTTGTCACCTACAACGACTGGCGGGGCGAGCAGCGGTCGCGCCATGGCAAGAAGGCTCAGGGTCTGCCGGTGGGCGATTGCGTGGACTGCAATGCCTGCGTCGCCGTCTGCCCGATGGGGATCGACATCCGCGACGGCCAGCAGATGGAATGCATCACATGCGCCCTCTGCATCGACGCCTGTGGCGGCGTCATGGACAAGCTCGGGAAGCCACACGGCCTGATCGCCTATGCGACGCTCAAGGAATATTCGAGCAACATGTCGCTTGCTACTGACGGAGGACGGACAGCCATCCAGCCCTCCAATGTCCGAAACGACGACGGAAGCTTCATGCCAGCTGTCCGGAATTTCGACTGGCGCATCATCTTCCGCCGAAGAATTGTCTTCTACGGTGTCGTCTGGGCATCGATCGGCGTCGCCATGGTCGTCCATCTCGCCTTACGCGATCGGCTCAGGCTCAACGTTATCCACGACCGGAACCCTCAATATGTTCTGGAAAGCGACGGCTCCATCCGAAACGGCTACACGCTGCATGTCCTCAACATGGTGCCGAAGCCGCGGGACGTGACCATCACCCTCGTCGGGCTGGAGGGGGGCACAATGCGCATTCCCGAGTTCGGCGGGCAGGATGCCCGCAGCTTCACCGCTCACGTCGAACCCGACGCGGCCACGACGCTCAAGGTCTTCGTCACGCGCGCCCCAGACGGGGCAGAGATCAACGAATTCCTCTTCGTCATCGAAGATATAGGTCAAGACGCAGGTCAAGCCGACCGGGCGAGCTATCGCGCGGCGTTCAACGCGCCGGGAGACGTGAAATGA
- the ccoP gene encoding cytochrome-c oxidase, cbb3-type subunit III has product MSQKHIDELSGVETTGHEWDGIQELNNPMPRWWIWTFYVTILWAIGYAIAYPAIPMITSATNGYLGYSTRAELQQDLNLAKSSQTEFHDLIAAKTVEEIDADPALRKFAIAGGASAFKVNCAPCHGSGASGGPGFPNLNDDDWLWGGDLNAIQATISHGIRFDGDTDSHSSEMPPFAGVLEPIQMKQVAAFVWGLTNTPSDVGLAAAGKQVFFDNCAPCHGEDAKGKVEMGAPDLADAIWLKSRGEDAILRQVASPKHGVMPAWAARLGDTTVNELTIFVHALGGGT; this is encoded by the coding sequence ATGTCGCAAAAGCATATCGATGAACTGAGCGGCGTCGAAACGACGGGTCATGAATGGGACGGCATCCAAGAGCTCAACAATCCCATGCCGCGCTGGTGGATCTGGACCTTCTACGTGACGATCCTCTGGGCGATCGGCTACGCCATCGCTTACCCGGCCATCCCGATGATCACTTCCGCCACTAACGGCTATCTCGGTTATTCAACGCGCGCCGAGCTGCAGCAGGACCTCAATCTCGCTAAGTCATCGCAGACGGAGTTCCATGACCTGATCGCTGCCAAGACAGTGGAGGAGATCGACGCGGATCCTGCTCTTCGTAAATTCGCGATCGCTGGCGGCGCATCCGCTTTCAAGGTGAACTGCGCGCCCTGCCATGGATCGGGAGCGAGCGGCGGTCCGGGGTTTCCGAATCTCAACGACGACGACTGGCTGTGGGGCGGGGATCTGAATGCCATCCAGGCCACGATCTCTCATGGCATCCGCTTCGACGGCGATACGGATAGCCATTCCTCCGAAATGCCGCCCTTTGCCGGTGTTCTGGAGCCCATCCAGATGAAGCAGGTCGCCGCCTTTGTCTGGGGGCTGACCAATACGCCCTCGGATGTCGGTCTGGCGGCGGCCGGAAAACAGGTTTTCTTCGACAATTGCGCCCCATGTCACGGCGAGGACGCCAAAGGAAAGGTGGAAATGGGTGCGCCGGATCTCGCCGACGCAATCTGGCTGAAGTCGCGGGGTGAAGACGCCATCCTTCGTCAGGTTGCCTCTCCCAAACATGGCGTAATGCCTGCCTGGGCAGCGCGCCTGGGGGACACAACGGTAAACGAGCTTACTATTTTCGTTCATGCGCTCGGCGGCGGCACGTAA
- a CDS encoding cbb3-type cytochrome c oxidase subunit 3 — protein sequence METYTAMRHFSDSWGLLAMAAFFVGAVMLTLRPGSKQTAKDAADIPLKDD from the coding sequence ATGGAAACTTACACTGCAATGAGACACTTCTCCGACAGCTGGGGCCTCCTGGCAATGGCCGCATTCTTCGTCGGCGCGGTCATGCTCACCCTTCGCCCAGGTAGCAAGCAGACGGCCAAAGATGCCGCCGATATTCCCTTGAAGGACGATTGA